A region of the Cryptococcus neoformans var. neoformans B-3501A chromosome 6, whole genome shotgun sequence genome:
AGATCCAGTCTGTGTTTGTGAATAGTTTGCTAATGTGGCTGTAGCCAAGCGACGCTCAGACGACACGAACGAGTTACATGCCGCTTTGGAAGATAGTTTTGCGAACGCTCCGCAACAAATGGACGCTGAGCCGTAAGCCCATCACTTGATTGTTCTCGACGTACTTGCTGACATTCTTCAACCAGTCCTCGCTATTACCACCCTCAAAACCCCATCAAGACCCCATCATACTATCCTCAGTCTCGGCTTCCTATACTCGAAGACAAATCTATCTATTCTCGTCTCGAACTTGACCAGTTATTCTACATCTTCTACTACATGACTGGGACATACGAACAATGGCTCGCCGCGAGGGAACTGAAAAAGCAAAGTTGGAGATTCCACAAGCAATATTTGACTTGGTTCCAGCGAGCGCACAACCCGCAAGCCATAACAAGTGATTATGAGCAAGGAGGATATTACTATTTCGATTGGGAGAACAGTTGGTgtcagagaagaaagagtgaTTTCAGGTTTGAAGTGAGTTTTGTTTTTCTGCGATGTAATGTGACATTTAGCTGACGCGGCGATACAGTACCGATGGTTATCAGATCACTagttttcttctttgacgcGAAGCGATAGGATGGAATTGGGAATGCATATTGTAGTTTTCTGATTTATTTTTTGATCTAATGTCGCTGAAGGGCCTGGGGCACGGCGCGTATTCGCGACTAACAAACGTATATGGATCTCAACAAGGACATATGGATCTCAACAAAGACAACAATAGCAGGGATCAAGTGCCAGGGAGATACGTGTGGCAATTCAGTGCCCGGTGTATGGATCAGCTGGACGCGTGGTCAAGAAATGATGGGCTCAAAAGTTAAAACGTTGAGATACAGGTCTTCGCTTTACGCTCACTTTCAGACGCGGGGCCATCAGTCACCTGTCaagctcctcttctttggaaTCACAGCCTCGTTGGTTCAAAAGCCGTAACCGGTGAGACATCAATTCGCCAACGCAAGGGGCAGAAACTAATGAAAAAAGTTCATATCAGAAAATCGGTATCGTACCTAGGTATTGAGTTGGAAACGGCAGTTGAAAAAGAACTGAGAGGCATCTTAGCATCATAAGGTTGATAATGAAACATGGGGAAAGGAATGGCAGTCGGTAAGCCGGAACCAAGGGCCGAGAAATGAGCGAACGATGTTCGGAGGTCGACATCATTGGGCGGAGATACGCCCCTGTGTGGATGGTAAGCCCGATATGAACGGCGATTTCGTGAGACGATGGACGCTTGTCTGTGTGTGTTCGAAATTTGTTATTTTTTTGGGTGAGTCCTGTGGAAgctggaagaaaaggaaaacgCTGATGAGGGACCTGTCTCTGTCTCGTACATGGTCACCGAAACGCGTAGGAGAGGAGTGGGGTGTTGCAGATCATCGTAAGCCAACGGATCTTCTCTGAACAGCGCTGGTAAGGCCAAAGACAACAATAGTTGTATCTGGTGACATGAGCTGACCAAGAGCGCGGAGAGGGCCACAGACGAAAGGGCGTAACCTCGCTGATGGCTGATGTCTACCTTATGATGCTGATTGACCATGACTTTTCTGACGATGGTGTGAAGCTATCTAGCTAGCCGCAAGTCCCATCGAACGTGAAGATCATTCCTCGgtcatcaacatcaagaAAGACTCAGCTTTTATACCGGAGCAAGACTGGCCTAGACGAGCCAGGATGAAATGGCCGCGCCCCAAGCAGGTCAAAGCTCATCCAGCGTCCGAAGCTCTAGCAGCGTAGTAGCCAGGTTCAACATCCTTTCCGGTAGTCACGATAAGGCTTATTAGTGCCAGGGTATTAATTGATGGGGAGATTGGGCCCCTCCTTTCGGGAACATTAACACGTTTTGTGGTGCGGTAACTGATGGACTAGGCCGTGAGAGGAAGGGCAGAATCAGTGCATATAAGAAGAtctcgccttcctcctccgcaGCGTTGTCTCATTTCTGAATAGACGTCCTTCCTAGGTGTGCATTTTCGGTCTTGGAGTGAGTCTAGCCCCTTCAAACCACCAGTTACATCCTGAACATCTTGCCACAGCTCATTCGTCTCATCATGTCCGCTCGTACTCGCACACGACACCACCCCAGCGCCGGCACCCGGCCTCGTCCGCCGCTTATCCAGACAAGCCAGGCGGCTGAGCCAGCTGCCGGTGCGTATCTCGTGCTAGCAGGAGCGCAGTGCTGACGCCGTAATAGATGGCCGGAGAGAAGACAAGAGCGCAGAGTGTGAGTTATGCGCTAGCGTACGTAGTTGACCCGCGACTGACTTTACCCAGCCAACCCTTCAAGACCGCCCACCCCGGCCCCAACCTCCTCCAGGGCGTCCAACCCTCTTCCGGACCTTTCTCGCGTGGCAACCGCCGCTTATACAGCTTCTATCCTTGCCCGCCCACCTCCGCCTACTATCTACGGTCGGCCTGGTACTCGTCCATTCTCTCTCGATCCGTTGCCGTTCACCGACGAAGATATTCCGTTGCCCAAACCGTACAACTCCAATTACCCGCATCCGATTACCGCATACGCCTCTCCTGGGGTCAATCCAGAGACTGTCAAAGGATCAGGCTATAACAAGCTGCTGCAGGATATCGTCAAGGAGGATGTAAAGAGCGCTCTCGGAGATATCCTTTACGACGCTGGCTTCAGAGATCTGTCTAATTCAGTCTATTTGCTCTTTTCTTACGAAAGCATGGGGCAAGGAAATGGGATTCCGGAGAGTCTCTGGAGCAAATTTGAGAATGTCAACAATGTGAGGCTGCCAGCCGCCGCGGCTGTCACTGCGTCGGTCGTTGCTCAGGTCGAAGAAACCCCTCCCAGATTTACTCAGTCTCAACTCAACTCAACCTGCAGCAGCGACTTTAATGCTCATCGCACTGTGGAAAACAACCAAGCGATGGGACGCACTCTCAGACTGTTATCCGGCGAGTCGATTTTGTCGCCGCCTTATAGCCTGATCCAGACACAGACACACACACAGCCGAGAGACAGGGAAGCAATGGATGCTTGGAAGACTGAAATATGCGCGGCTTGGGAGGCTACCGGACGCTGCAGATATGGATCTAGCTGCCAGGCAAGTAACGTTCGTCTCCCGCAACTCGCATGCTTGTTGACTGGTTCCGGATTTACACAGTTTGCTCATGGCATTGAAGAGCTCAAGCTTACTCGACAGTCACTCATCATACGTGGCCTCGCCCcccaatctcctccaacaCCTTCTGATATACTCTCCCCTATTTCTCCACATCGTTCATCCGTCTCCCGCTATCCCGTCACTTGCAGGTCTAGTCAGACCCAGATCTACCATCCTGCGATCATCTCGGGGTGCCCTTATGTCATCAAGGCTAGTGATAGGAGAATGTCAGTTCCACATTCGCAGCTGAGTAGGGTGGCAGAAGACGAGCTGCAATTTAACGATTTGGACTTGGGATTCAGGCGCCTGTCAGATGTGTCATCTGGCCCTCCTTTCGCCAACACTCAAAACCTCGGTGTGCCGTCATCACGTCCTCGTTTCGACCCCCTTCCATCCAAATTCGCTCCTTCACCTGGTGAGGAATATCAAGGCTACCTATTCCCTCCCTGCAAACCCACGTCCCTTTCCT
Encoded here:
- a CDS encoding hypothetical protein (HMMPfam hit to zf-CCCH, Zinc finger C-x8-C-x5-C-x3-H type (and similar), score: 47.6, E(): 3.5e-11) — protein: MSARTRTRHHPSAGTRPRPPLIQTSQAAEPAADGRREDKSAESNPSRPPTPAPTSSRASNPLPDLSRVATAAYTASILARPPPPTIYGRPGTRPFSLDPLPFTDEDIPLPKPYNSNYPHPITAYASPGVNPETVKGSGYNKLLQDIVKEDVKSALGDILYDAGFRDLSNSVYLLFSYESMGQGNGIPESLWSKFENVNNVRLPAAAAVTASVVAQVEETPPRFTQSQLNSTCSSDFNAHRTVENNQAMGRTLRLLSGESILSPPYSLIQTQTHTQPRDREAMDAWKTEICAAWEATGRCRYGSSCQFAHGIEELKLTRQSLIIRGLAPQSPPTPSDILSPISPHRSSVSRYPVTCRSSQTQIYHPAIISGCPYVIKASDRRMSVPHSQLSRVAEDELQFNDLDLGFRRLSDVSSGPPFANTQNLGVPSSRPRFDPLPSKFAPSPGEEYQGYLFPPCKPTSLSSDSASSITSFNIGPLSAQEKQRRLVSQPSNLTLYTSSSSSTESVSGGSRLSMFSAFDDGLGESLVTPIEVGWENNYLDSASGSSSSKTGLDIQSSNSGTGDEIGFEATGMRKAGLVKSGSMGSVGMMGLPAHSSLPSMVGPKVSTTYEFSSGNSIWR